A window of Natrinema versiforme contains these coding sequences:
- a CDS encoding potassium channel family protein translates to MNPFYLVAGIVILVIGIVDIIWTTLWVDGGSGPLSGRLTTGVWHGLRTTSGNHDKALSIAGPLILVLTLVMWIGLIWLGWTLVFASYPHSLVSTRSGAVADWSGRFYYVAYTMFTDGNGDYTPLGDVWEIASSLTTASGMAFVTLGVSYILTVLGAVSNKRSFASTVTGLGERSEAFVRTGWTGEDFQGLDLTVESLASELSLLAEQHKSYPILHYYHSEQADRASAVAVPVFDEALALFRYGVPDEASPDPAIIENGRSSAESYIETLDAAFIEPADEVPPWPELDRLREDDIPTVSDAEFEAEFEAMTERRRHLLGIVRGDAWEWPPVEE, encoded by the coding sequence ATGAACCCGTTCTATCTCGTCGCCGGGATCGTTATCCTCGTCATCGGGATCGTGGACATCATCTGGACGACGCTCTGGGTCGACGGCGGCTCCGGCCCCCTCTCGGGCCGGCTCACGACCGGGGTCTGGCACGGGCTCCGAACCACGAGCGGCAATCACGACAAAGCGCTCAGTATCGCGGGCCCGCTCATTCTCGTCCTCACGCTCGTCATGTGGATCGGCCTCATCTGGCTCGGGTGGACGCTCGTCTTCGCTAGCTACCCGCATTCGCTCGTCAGTACCCGCTCCGGGGCCGTCGCCGACTGGTCGGGCCGGTTCTACTACGTCGCCTACACGATGTTCACGGACGGCAACGGCGACTACACGCCGCTGGGCGATGTCTGGGAGATCGCCAGTTCGCTCACGACGGCCTCGGGGATGGCATTCGTCACGCTCGGCGTCTCCTACATTCTCACCGTTCTCGGAGCCGTCTCGAACAAACGCTCCTTCGCGAGCACCGTCACGGGACTGGGCGAGCGAAGCGAGGCCTTCGTCCGGACGGGCTGGACCGGCGAGGACTTCCAGGGGCTCGATCTGACCGTCGAGTCCCTCGCCTCGGAGCTGAGCCTGCTGGCCGAACAGCACAAGTCCTATCCGATCCTCCACTATTACCACAGCGAACAGGCCGATCGAGCGTCGGCCGTGGCGGTCCCCGTCTTCGACGAGGCGCTCGCACTCTTTCGCTACGGCGTCCCCGACGAGGCCAGTCCCGACCCCGCGATCATCGAGAACGGGCGCTCGAGCGCCGAGAGCTACATCGAAACGCTCGACGCCGCGTTCATCGAGCCCGCCGACGAGGTACCGCCATGGCCCGAACTCGATCGACTCCGCGAGGACGACATCCCGACCGTCTCGGACGCGGAGTTCGAGGCCGAATTCGAGGCGATGACCGAGCGCCGCCGGCATCTACTCGGCATCGTCCGCGGCGACGCCTGGGAGTGGCCGCCGGTCGAGGAGTGA
- a CDS encoding dihydrolipoyl dehydrogenase, translating into MEEYDVLVIGSGSGLDVANAAANQGESVAVVEKGRLGGTCLNRGCIPSKKLLYHADVMETIDRADEFKIDASVDGVQFAEIVREVTADVHGSSDSIERGLSSSDRIDLYRAKARFVDDRTLELSGGDRDGERLAAETVLVAAGTRPAIPPIDGIETVDYLTSREALQLETPPDHLVIVGGGYIAAELAQFFGTFGSEISIVGRRPTLLPDADEEVAAAFTERYADRFNVYTGYEATAAMQSEGSITVEASPFADADGAMASPTEQISVTGDELLVAAGRTPNTDTLNVEAAGIETDKFGFVETDAYLRTTAEGVWALGDIVGEYLLKHNANHEARAVARNLFGDDLEAVDYSAMPFAVFGSPEVAGVGLTEQELREADREYAKRTYRYEETARGSAMKAEGFVKPIIDLEGEILGCHIIGPEASDLIQEVVVAMTAGTGTVRDIRESIHIHPALSEVVQRAFSGEFTLGDTHGHGHSDDHGHDTGHERGHSHDHGHSHDHDH; encoded by the coding sequence ATGGAGGAGTACGACGTTCTGGTCATCGGCTCCGGCTCCGGCCTCGACGTAGCCAACGCGGCGGCGAATCAGGGAGAGTCGGTCGCGGTCGTCGAGAAGGGACGACTCGGCGGCACCTGCCTCAACCGCGGCTGTATTCCGTCGAAGAAGCTGCTGTACCACGCCGACGTGATGGAAACGATCGATCGTGCCGACGAGTTTAAGATCGACGCGTCGGTCGACGGCGTTCAGTTCGCCGAGATCGTCCGCGAGGTCACCGCGGACGTCCACGGCAGTTCGGACTCGATCGAGCGCGGCCTCAGTTCTTCCGACCGGATCGACCTGTATCGAGCGAAAGCCCGGTTCGTCGACGACCGCACGCTCGAGCTCTCCGGCGGGGACCGGGACGGTGAGCGCCTCGCGGCGGAGACCGTCCTCGTCGCGGCGGGCACCCGTCCGGCGATTCCGCCGATCGACGGCATCGAGACCGTCGACTACCTCACCAGTAGGGAGGCGCTCCAGTTAGAGACCCCACCGGACCACCTCGTCATCGTCGGCGGCGGCTACATCGCCGCCGAACTGGCCCAGTTCTTCGGCACCTTCGGTAGCGAGATCTCGATCGTCGGCCGGCGGCCGACCCTGCTTCCCGACGCCGACGAGGAAGTAGCCGCCGCGTTCACGGAGCGCTACGCCGACCGATTCAACGTCTACACCGGCTACGAGGCCACCGCGGCTATGCAGTCCGAGGGCTCGATCACCGTCGAGGCGAGCCCCTTCGCCGACGCGGACGGCGCGATGGCGAGCCCGACCGAGCAGATTTCGGTCACCGGCGACGAACTGCTCGTCGCGGCCGGCCGTACTCCCAACACGGACACGTTGAACGTCGAGGCCGCCGGCATCGAAACCGACAAGTTCGGATTCGTCGAGACCGACGCGTACCTGCGGACGACCGCCGAGGGCGTCTGGGCGCTCGGCGATATCGTCGGCGAGTACCTGCTGAAACACAACGCGAACCACGAGGCGCGGGCCGTCGCGCGAAACCTCTTTGGCGATGACCTCGAGGCGGTCGACTACTCGGCGATGCCCTTCGCCGTCTTCGGGTCGCCGGAGGTCGCCGGCGTCGGGCTGACCGAACAGGAACTTCGGGAGGCGGACCGAGAGTACGCAAAGCGCACCTACCGCTACGAGGAGACCGCCCGCGGGTCGGCGATGAAAGCGGAGGGGTTCGTCAAGCCGATCATCGACCTCGAGGGCGAAATTCTGGGCTGTCACATCATCGGCCCCGAGGCCTCGGATCTGATTCAGGAGGTCGTCGTGGCGATGACGGCGGGCACCGGGACGGTGCGGGACATCCGGGAGTCGATCCACATCCACCCCGCGCTCTCGGAGGTCGTCCAGCGCGCGTTCTCCGGGGAATTCACGCTCGGTGACACCCACGGCCACGGGCATTCCGACGATCACGGGCACGATACCGGGCACGAACGCGGCCACAGTCACGACCACGGGCACAGCCACGATCACGACCACTGA
- a CDS encoding DNA topoisomerase VI subunit B: MTSFQSTLGDEPGIAEELAESQQSISIAEFFEKNKHMLGFDSGARGLVTAVKEAVDNALDAAEESGILPDIYVDIQEAGDYYRLIVEDNGPGLTKETLPKVFGKLLYGSRFHAREQSRGQQGIGISAAVLYAQLTSGKPAKITSRTQGSEDAEYFELIVDTDSNEPEISVEETTTWDRPHGTRIELEMEANMRARQQLHDYIKHTAVVNPHARLELREPQEHFKFERATDQLPEETEEIRPHPHGVELGTVMKMLTATDSQTVSGFVQEEFTRVGKKTADSIIDAFRDRHYGREMRWRPPASHEEIDLHAAVEDATANKGADATSAFADAIADAVADSDRIAHFELREAVESAAEAVEDDHGTTFGDTVRENAVEAVWLELIDVAEADDDAAETDDEGEPATEADGDSRLVADLYDLADDATSTRKDDEVIHAFADRLAGKFEDPEDVRHRFTSETLREYVDRAADLTEEYDDVSFGETARENVTEAIWDVMATVPDDPPLVRELDGDRDATSNLVDAMRATDIMAPPTRCLAPISEDLITAGLEKEFDADFFASATRDAGVSGGDPFIVEAGIAYGGDLPAEGTGEVMRFANRVPLVYQRGACATTDVVKSIGWRNYGLDQPGGSGLPNGPVVIMVHVASTNVPFTSESKDAVANVPEIEDEIELAIREAARDLKSYLNKRRSMQQRRKKQNVLGKILPEMAAKVAEVTGRDEPDIDDAIARIMNNVLVERHTEANGDGKAVSVVVENNSGTNESLEITDIVSAEPTDLSDGATVVEMDGEWFVKWEPEVSSDDEAALEYEVPDDATFDLDVKGVETEKLTVKQ, encoded by the coding sequence ATGACGTCGTTCCAGTCGACACTCGGTGACGAGCCGGGGATCGCCGAGGAGCTGGCGGAGAGCCAGCAGTCGATCTCCATCGCCGAGTTCTTCGAGAAGAACAAGCACATGCTCGGCTTCGACAGCGGTGCTCGAGGCCTCGTCACGGCCGTCAAGGAGGCCGTCGACAACGCCTTAGACGCCGCCGAGGAGTCGGGTATTCTCCCGGATATCTACGTCGATATTCAGGAAGCCGGCGACTACTACCGCCTGATCGTCGAGGATAACGGCCCGGGACTCACGAAAGAAACGCTCCCGAAGGTCTTCGGGAAACTGCTCTACGGCTCTCGCTTTCACGCACGCGAACAATCCCGCGGCCAGCAGGGGATCGGTATCTCTGCTGCAGTTCTGTACGCCCAGCTGACCAGCGGGAAACCCGCGAAGATCACCAGTCGGACGCAGGGGTCGGAAGACGCCGAGTACTTCGAGCTCATCGTCGATACCGACAGCAACGAGCCCGAAATCAGCGTCGAGGAGACGACCACGTGGGACCGCCCCCACGGCACCCGCATCGAACTCGAGATGGAGGCCAACATGCGCGCCCGCCAGCAGCTCCACGACTATATCAAGCACACGGCGGTCGTCAACCCCCACGCCCGCCTCGAGTTGCGCGAACCGCAGGAACACTTCAAGTTCGAGCGCGCGACCGACCAACTCCCCGAGGAGACCGAGGAGATTCGGCCCCACCCCCACGGCGTCGAACTCGGCACCGTGATGAAGATGCTGACGGCGACGGACTCCCAGACGGTCTCGGGGTTCGTCCAAGAGGAGTTCACCCGCGTCGGCAAGAAGACCGCCGACTCGATCATCGACGCGTTCCGCGACCGTCACTACGGCCGCGAGATGCGCTGGCGGCCGCCGGCGAGCCACGAGGAGATAGACCTCCACGCCGCAGTCGAGGACGCGACGGCGAACAAAGGTGCCGACGCGACGAGCGCGTTCGCCGACGCCATCGCCGACGCGGTCGCGGATTCCGACCGCATCGCCCACTTCGAACTGCGCGAGGCCGTCGAATCGGCCGCCGAGGCGGTCGAGGACGACCACGGAACGACGTTCGGCGACACCGTTCGGGAAAACGCCGTCGAGGCGGTCTGGCTCGAGTTGATCGATGTCGCCGAGGCAGACGACGATGCGGCCGAGACGGACGACGAGGGCGAGCCGGCGACCGAGGCCGACGGCGACTCGAGACTCGTCGCCGACCTCTACGACCTCGCGGATGACGCGACGAGCACCCGCAAGGACGACGAAGTCATCCATGCCTTCGCCGACCGGCTCGCGGGCAAGTTCGAGGATCCCGAGGACGTTCGCCACCGGTTCACCTCCGAAACGCTGCGCGAGTACGTCGACCGGGCTGCGGACCTCACCGAGGAGTACGACGATGTCTCCTTCGGCGAGACGGCCCGTGAGAACGTCACGGAAGCCATCTGGGACGTGATGGCCACCGTCCCGGACGACCCGCCGCTCGTTCGCGAACTCGACGGCGACCGCGACGCCACCAGCAACCTCGTCGACGCGATGCGCGCGACCGACATCATGGCACCGCCGACGCGGTGTCTCGCGCCCATCTCCGAGGACCTGATCACCGCCGGCCTCGAGAAGGAGTTCGACGCCGACTTCTTCGCCTCGGCGACCCGCGACGCGGGCGTCTCCGGCGGCGATCCGTTCATCGTCGAGGCCGGGATCGCCTACGGCGGCGACCTGCCGGCCGAGGGAACCGGCGAGGTCATGCGCTTTGCGAACCGGGTGCCGCTGGTCTACCAGCGCGGGGCCTGTGCGACGACGGACGTAGTGAAGTCGATCGGCTGGCGCAACTACGGCCTCGACCAGCCCGGCGGCTCCGGCCTGCCGAACGGGCCGGTCGTGATCATGGTCCACGTCGCCTCGACGAACGTCCCCTTCACCAGCGAATCGAAAGACGCCGTCGCGAACGTCCCGGAGATCGAAGACGAAATCGAACTCGCGATCCGGGAGGCCGCACGCGATCTGAAGAGCTATCTCAACAAGCGCCGGTCGATGCAACAGCGCCGGAAGAAACAGAACGTCCTCGGGAAGATCCTCCCGGAGATGGCCGCGAAGGTCGCCGAAGTCACCGGCCGCGACGAGCCCGACATCGACGACGCGATCGCACGGATCATGAACAACGTCCTCGTCGAGCGCCACACGGAGGCAAACGGCGACGGAAAAGCGGTCTCCGTCGTCGTCGAGAACAACTCGGGGACGAACGAGTCCCTCGAGATCACCGATATCGTCTCGGCCGAACCCACCGATCTCTCCGACGGCGCGACCGTCGTCGAGATGGACGGCGAGTGGTTCGTCAAGTGGGAACCGGAGGTCTCGAGTGACGACGAGGCGGCCCTCGAGTACGAGGTACCGGACGACGCGACGTTCGATCTGGACGTCAAAGGCGTCGAAACGGAGAAACTGACGGTGAAACAATGA
- a CDS encoding DNA topoisomerase IV subunit A translates to MSADDTEQAREQLIDLAAQFYDQFELGEIPHMSVPTRTKNNIEYDEEMDVWVYGDRESTRSANSVRGARKLLKAIYTIEFLAEQLEEDRSSTLRELYYLSESWDNDEAQFTSQDESNSMVEDLEIVSGVTREDFHMRPEESGAKVMGPIHIREQTKRGDRDIHCQLDVGQGGYQIPNNPDMIEFLDNDADFVLCVETGGMRDRLVENGFDEEYDAIVVHLGGQPARATRRLTKRFHDELGLPVVVFTDGDPWSYRIYGSVAYGSIKSAHLSEYLATPEAKFIGIQPADIVEYELPTDPLADSDINALESELEDPRFQTDYWEEQIELQLEIGKKSEQQSLASHGLDFVTDTYLPERLSEMGIL, encoded by the coding sequence ATGAGCGCAGACGATACCGAACAGGCACGAGAGCAGTTGATCGATCTCGCGGCGCAGTTCTACGACCAGTTCGAACTGGGCGAGATTCCACACATGTCCGTGCCGACACGGACGAAGAACAACATCGAGTACGACGAGGAGATGGATGTCTGGGTCTACGGCGACCGCGAGTCGACCCGATCGGCCAACTCCGTCCGCGGCGCACGGAAGCTCCTGAAGGCGATCTACACCATCGAGTTCCTCGCGGAACAGCTCGAGGAGGACCGCTCGTCGACCCTGCGTGAACTCTACTACCTCTCGGAGAGCTGGGACAACGACGAGGCCCAGTTCACGAGCCAAGACGAGTCCAACAGCATGGTCGAGGACTTGGAGATCGTTTCGGGGGTCACCCGCGAGGACTTCCACATGCGCCCCGAGGAGTCGGGCGCGAAGGTGATGGGGCCAATCCACATCCGCGAGCAGACGAAGCGCGGCGACCGCGACATCCACTGCCAGCTCGACGTGGGACAGGGCGGGTACCAGATCCCGAACAACCCGGACATGATCGAGTTTCTCGACAACGACGCCGACTTCGTCCTCTGCGTGGAGACCGGCGGCATGCGCGACCGACTCGTTGAGAACGGCTTCGACGAGGAGTACGACGCGATCGTCGTCCACCTCGGCGGACAGCCCGCACGGGCCACGCGCCGGCTGACGAAGCGTTTCCACGACGAACTCGGGCTTCCCGTGGTGGTCTTCACTGACGGCGACCCGTGGTCGTACCGCATCTACGGTTCCGTCGCCTACGGCTCGATCAAGTCGGCCCACCTCTCGGAGTACCTCGCGACGCCCGAAGCGAAGTTTATCGGCATCCAGCCCGCCGATATCGTTGAGTACGAACTGCCTACCGACCCGCTGGCGGACTCCGACATCAACGCCTTGGAGAGCGAACTCGAGGACCCGCGGTTCCAGACCGACTACTGGGAGGAACAGATCGAACTCCAACTCGAGATCGGGAAGAAGTCCGAACAGCAGTCACTGGCGTCGCACGGTCTCGACTTCGTGACGGATACCTATCTCCCTGAACGGCTCAGTGAGATGGGCATTCTGTAG
- a CDS encoding MBL fold metallo-hydrolase, with product MTVSFDAVTIDWFGNAAVRLEGQTGAVIYSDPVLARDGGLERTEPRDGDLILVSHDHHYDPDSIRRVAREDALVVVHESIGIDASESGGIDERPDELPLEVERVRADESFVLGPLDLFTTPAANAPDGPNTDEDGTPVHPEGRGCGFGVTVDGITAFWPGDTDVLPFHREMDVDLLLPPIDGTGTMDRHDAASLADDIDPDLVLPVRYDPADADETDVDAFVVDIARRRVPVVLDE from the coding sequence ATGACCGTCAGCTTCGACGCCGTGACGATCGACTGGTTCGGCAACGCGGCCGTCCGACTCGAGGGACAGACCGGCGCGGTCATCTACAGCGATCCCGTTCTGGCTCGAGACGGCGGACTGGAAAGAACGGAGCCTCGAGACGGGGATCTGATTCTCGTCAGTCACGACCACCACTACGATCCCGACTCGATCAGGCGGGTCGCCCGCGAGGACGCGCTGGTCGTCGTCCACGAGTCGATCGGGATCGACGCGAGCGAGAGCGGCGGTATCGACGAACGGCCGGACGAACTGCCGCTCGAGGTCGAACGCGTCCGCGCCGATGAGTCGTTCGTCCTCGGGCCGCTCGATCTGTTCACGACGCCGGCCGCCAACGCTCCCGACGGTCCCAATACGGACGAGGACGGAACGCCGGTCCATCCCGAGGGGCGGGGCTGTGGCTTCGGCGTCACCGTCGACGGAATCACCGCGTTCTGGCCCGGCGACACGGACGTACTACCGTTTCACCGGGAGATGGACGTCGACCTCTTGCTCCCGCCGATCGACGGGACGGGGACGATGGATCGCCACGACGCCGCGTCGCTGGCCGACGACATCGACCCCGACCTCGTGTTGCCGGTCCGCTACGATCCCGCCGATGCAGACGAAACCGACGTCGATGCGTTCGTCGTCGACATCGCGAGACGCCGCGTCCCGGTCGTCCTCGACGAGTAG
- a CDS encoding fumarylacetoacetate hydrolase family protein, with the protein MKYVRFRDPAGAVRRGEYENGTVHFANESYALEDDEIDVLPPSEPSKIVCIGKNYADHAAELDSEVPDRPLLFLKPPNALAAHGDTVTLPAGKDRIDHEAELGVVIGEQCRHVPEADAMDVVEGFTCVDDLSNRDDQRQEQNWIRGKAFDGAAPLGPVLATPDEVPADASVRTRVNGDLKQDGSREQLIFSIPELIAEITTYLTLEPGDVIATGTPEGVGPLSDGDTVEIEIEGVGTLEHSVRIP; encoded by the coding sequence GTGAAATACGTCCGATTCCGCGACCCCGCCGGCGCGGTCCGTCGCGGCGAGTACGAGAACGGAACCGTTCACTTCGCGAACGAGAGCTACGCGCTCGAGGACGACGAGATCGACGTGCTCCCGCCGTCAGAGCCGTCGAAAATCGTCTGTATCGGGAAGAACTACGCCGACCACGCGGCGGAGCTCGATTCGGAGGTCCCCGACCGACCGCTGCTCTTTCTCAAGCCGCCGAACGCGCTCGCGGCCCACGGCGACACCGTCACCCTCCCCGCGGGCAAAGACCGGATCGACCACGAGGCCGAACTCGGCGTCGTCATCGGCGAGCAGTGCCGCCACGTTCCCGAAGCGGACGCGATGGATGTCGTGGAGGGCTTTACCTGCGTCGACGATCTCTCGAACCGCGACGATCAGCGCCAGGAACAGAACTGGATCCGCGGCAAGGCCTTCGACGGGGCGGCTCCCCTCGGCCCCGTCCTCGCGACCCCGGACGAAGTTCCCGCGGACGCGTCCGTCCGGACCCGCGTCAACGGCGACCTCAAACAGGACGGCTCCCGCGAGCAACTCATCTTCTCGATCCCGGAACTGATCGCCGAGATCACGACCTACCTCACCTTAGAGCCCGGCGACGTGATCGCGACCGGCACGCCCGAGGGCGTCGGCCCGCTCTCGGACGGCGACACCGTCGAGATCGAAATCGAGGGCGTCGGCACGCTCGAGCACTCGGTTCGAATCCCCTGA
- a CDS encoding sugar phosphate isomerase/epimerase, whose product MVELAFSTNAYTRHSLPAAIRRIADHGYAGVELLGDDPHAYFPEFGDGDREAVLEAISETGLAVSNVNANTAMGYYDDAPPSAFFEPSVIRADNEAREWRVEYTKRAIDLAEAVGSPAVCLATGRPLPGTPPEEAREYLRDSLHEILDYADPRDIEVGIEFEPELLIENTSEALELIDEMGRDSLGINLDIGHAAVYGEDVPESIRASAGSITGIHLEDIVGGRRGKHYHRIPGEGDIDFRAIFDALADIGYDGFATLELYTYPDEPDRAARDAMAQLESYL is encoded by the coding sequence ATGGTCGAACTCGCTTTTTCGACGAACGCGTACACGCGCCACTCGCTCCCGGCGGCGATTCGCCGGATCGCCGACCACGGCTATGCCGGCGTCGAACTGCTCGGCGACGACCCCCACGCCTACTTTCCGGAGTTCGGCGACGGCGACCGCGAGGCCGTCCTCGAGGCTATCTCCGAAACTGGGCTCGCGGTCTCGAACGTCAACGCGAACACGGCGATGGGCTACTACGACGACGCGCCGCCGTCGGCCTTCTTCGAACCGAGCGTCATTCGGGCGGACAACGAGGCCCGCGAGTGGCGCGTCGAATACACGAAGCGGGCGATCGACCTCGCCGAGGCCGTCGGCTCGCCGGCGGTCTGTCTGGCGACCGGCCGGCCGCTTCCGGGGACGCCGCCCGAGGAGGCCCGCGAGTACCTCCGCGACTCGCTGCACGAGATCCTCGACTACGCCGACCCCCGCGACATCGAGGTCGGCATCGAGTTCGAACCCGAACTGCTGATCGAGAACACCAGCGAGGCGCTCGAGTTGATCGACGAGATGGGCCGCGACTCGCTCGGGATCAACCTCGATATCGGCCACGCGGCCGTCTACGGCGAGGACGTTCCCGAGAGCATCCGCGCTAGTGCCGGCTCCATCACGGGCATCCACCTCGAGGACATCGTCGGCGGCCGCCGGGGGAAACACTACCACCGGATCCCCGGCGAGGGCGACATCGACTTCCGGGCGATCTTCGACGCGCTCGCAGACATCGGGTACGACGGGTTCGCCACGCTGGAACTCTACACCTACCCCGACGAACCCGACCGCGCGGCGCGGGACGCGATGGCACAACTCGAGAGCTACCTGTAG
- a CDS encoding UbiA family prenyltransferase has product MAGCVRSGADENGDSDALEETDTDAGLRATVGAYAALIRVPNLCTAPPDVILGAALVAAVGSDPQPGTVGGLAGCSVLLYAAGTTLNDAFDAPIDARERPERPIPSGRVSRRAAFALGVALLLAAVALAGVVAGGPGAVAAGLIALAIVAYDGLLKGTAAGFLAMGATRGLNVVLGTTAAGSALLESPNRLLAVPAVVTGYIAAVTFMAARETEGGNRGAVSVAAAGAVAAVLAVGWYLVTVGPSRLETAVALAFTAAFCWWVGRPLRAAHADPVPSTVGPAVGACILGLVLLDAAFAAAAGLRWAVAAGVFLVPAVGLSRVFDVT; this is encoded by the coding sequence GTGGCCGGTTGCGTCCGGTCGGGAGCCGACGAAAACGGCGATTCGGACGCCCTCGAGGAGACTGACACGGACGCCGGTCTGCGGGCCACGGTCGGTGCGTACGCGGCGCTGATCCGCGTCCCGAACCTCTGTACGGCGCCGCCGGACGTGATCCTCGGAGCCGCGCTCGTGGCCGCCGTCGGCTCCGACCCGCAGCCGGGTACGGTCGGCGGGCTCGCGGGCTGTTCGGTCCTCCTCTATGCCGCCGGCACGACGCTCAACGACGCGTTCGACGCGCCGATCGACGCGCGCGAACGGCCCGAACGCCCGATCCCCTCCGGTCGCGTCTCGCGGCGAGCCGCGTTCGCGCTCGGGGTCGCATTGTTGCTCGCCGCCGTCGCCCTCGCCGGCGTCGTCGCGGGCGGCCCCGGTGCCGTTGCCGCCGGACTGATCGCCCTCGCGATCGTCGCCTACGACGGACTCCTGAAGGGGACCGCCGCCGGCTTCCTCGCGATGGGTGCGACGCGCGGGCTGAACGTCGTCCTCGGGACGACCGCCGCCGGGAGCGCGCTCCTCGAGTCCCCGAACCGACTGCTCGCCGTCCCCGCGGTCGTCACCGGCTACATCGCCGCGGTCACGTTCATGGCCGCTCGAGAGACCGAGGGCGGCAACCGGGGCGCTGTCAGCGTCGCCGCTGCGGGTGCCGTTGCAGCGGTGCTCGCCGTCGGCTGGTATCTCGTGACTGTCGGCCCGTCGCGGCTCGAGACGGCGGTCGCCCTCGCGTTTACCGCCGCGTTCTGCTGGTGGGTCGGCCGGCCCCTGCGAGCCGCACACGCCGATCCGGTGCCGAGCACCGTCGGGCCAGCGGTCGGTGCCTGTATCCTCGGACTGGTGTTGCTCGACGCGGCCTTTGCCGCCGCGGCCGGACTCCGTTGGGCGGTCGCCGCTGGCGTCTTCCTCGTCCCGGCGGTGGGCCTCTCGCGGGTGTTCGACGTGACGTAG
- a CDS encoding sugar phosphate isomerase/epimerase, with product MRFGFSTNAFREYQLEDAIESIADAGYDGVEILLDEPHLYPPDATDEERERVTEVLERHGIAISNANAFMLTAIEGFHHPSYIEPDEEYRQRRIDYTLAALETAADLGHDYISIEPGGPIPDGKSREWALDTFVDSLEQVIPKAEELGVDLLVEPEPDLLIETGEEFLELLERVDSPSVKCNFDAGHFYSVGEDPAELVEPLWEHTEHYHLEDIPADRTHEHTQLGDGAMDIDGFLAELEDRGYDGFVTVELYPYEETAIETAQEAMAYLEEHGWA from the coding sequence ATGCGGTTTGGCTTCTCCACCAACGCGTTCCGGGAGTACCAACTCGAGGACGCCATCGAGTCGATCGCCGACGCGGGCTACGACGGCGTCGAAATCCTGCTCGACGAACCGCACCTGTATCCGCCCGATGCCACCGACGAGGAACGCGAGCGCGTCACCGAGGTCCTCGAGCGACACGGGATCGCCATCAGCAACGCCAACGCGTTCATGCTGACCGCGATCGAGGGCTTTCACCACCCCTCCTACATCGAACCCGACGAGGAGTACCGGCAGCGACGGATCGACTACACCCTCGCGGCGCTCGAGACCGCGGCCGACCTCGGCCACGACTACATCTCGATCGAACCCGGCGGGCCGATCCCCGACGGGAAATCGCGGGAGTGGGCACTGGATACCTTCGTCGACAGTCTCGAGCAAGTCATCCCGAAAGCCGAGGAACTCGGCGTCGACCTGCTCGTCGAACCCGAACCCGACCTGCTGATCGAGACCGGCGAGGAGTTCCTCGAACTCCTCGAGCGGGTCGACTCGCCGAGCGTGAAGTGTAACTTCGATGCCGGTCACTTCTACTCGGTCGGCGAGGACCCGGCCGAGCTAGTCGAACCCCTCTGGGAGCACACGGAACACTACCACCTCGAGGACATCCCGGCCGACCGGACCCACGAACACACGCAACTCGGCGACGGGGCGATGGACATCGACGGCTTTCTCGCCGAACTCGAGGATCGGGGCTACGACGGGTTCGTCACCGTCGAACTCTACCCCTACGAGGAGACGGCGATCGAGACCGCACAGGAGGCGATGGCCTACCTCGAGGAACACGGGTGGGCGTAG